One Sphingomonas limnosediminicola DNA segment encodes these proteins:
- a CDS encoding heme lyase CcmF/NrfE family subunit yields MIAEAGLAALWLAAGLAALQFVLMVLALRSPIDVCRAMRGVAVVQGALTLISFAMLLIVFARSDMSVALVFENSHSAKPFIYKVAGTWGNHEGSMLLWVTVLSVAGAFFALLSKRAGERTAIAALGAQAALALGFYAFLLIASNPFARLFPAPPDGRGLNPLLQDPGLAFHPPTLYLGYVGLSVAFSLAVGALLTGEVDAKLARAMRPWVLGAWLLLTLGITAGSYWAYYELGWGGYWFWDPVENASLMPWLAATALLHSINVLAARGALKAWTMMLAVIAFSMSMVGTFLVRSGVLTSVHAFAIDPERGTFLLALLGIYVGAAFVLFAVRGATLREGASFELVSRETGLVINNLLLSVILGIVFLGTLYPLFVEAVSGEKLSVGAPYFNAVAGPLALILTVLVGVGPLLSWRRERRSRLKTLTIPALIGATALAITVILWPGMNILPRLGLMVAAYLLVAGTLPLVARNPLRAPLATWGMVVAHLGIAVALAGMAANAAFTSERLAVISPGESLTLGPWTVQLETVEPAAGPNYTAIEGKLRATRGSGLTMLRPQTRYFSDPPTETNEAAIETFWNGQLYTVIGKADTAGGWQVRLWWKPFVTLIWTGGALIAFGGALALVGRAWRSRRRTSGGWRKERYA; encoded by the coding sequence GTGATCGCCGAGGCCGGTCTCGCAGCTCTGTGGCTGGCCGCTGGTTTGGCCGCGTTGCAATTCGTCCTGATGGTCTTGGCGCTTCGGTCTCCGATCGATGTGTGCCGGGCAATGCGCGGTGTTGCGGTGGTGCAGGGCGCGCTCACCCTCATTTCGTTCGCGATGCTACTGATCGTGTTCGCGCGCAGCGACATGTCGGTCGCACTCGTGTTCGAGAACAGCCACAGCGCGAAGCCCTTTATTTACAAGGTCGCCGGCACGTGGGGGAACCACGAAGGATCGATGCTTCTGTGGGTGACGGTGCTTTCGGTCGCCGGCGCTTTCTTTGCGCTGCTTTCTAAGCGCGCCGGAGAACGCACCGCGATCGCGGCTCTTGGAGCGCAGGCCGCGCTCGCTTTGGGCTTTTACGCTTTCCTCCTGATCGCCTCGAACCCTTTTGCGAGGCTCTTCCCGGCGCCACCTGATGGCCGTGGGCTAAACCCGCTGCTGCAGGATCCCGGCCTCGCCTTTCACCCGCCCACTTTGTACCTCGGCTATGTGGGGCTATCGGTCGCGTTCAGCCTCGCAGTAGGCGCGCTGCTGACCGGCGAAGTCGATGCCAAGCTTGCGCGAGCGATGCGTCCGTGGGTTCTGGGAGCTTGGCTGCTCCTGACGCTTGGCATCACCGCGGGAAGCTATTGGGCTTATTACGAGTTGGGCTGGGGCGGGTATTGGTTCTGGGACCCGGTCGAAAACGCGTCGTTGATGCCATGGCTGGCTGCGACGGCGTTGCTTCACTCAATCAATGTGCTCGCCGCGAGGGGTGCCTTGAAAGCCTGGACGATGATGCTCGCCGTCATCGCTTTCTCGATGTCCATGGTTGGCACCTTCCTAGTACGTTCCGGAGTCCTCACGTCCGTTCACGCGTTTGCGATTGATCCGGAACGAGGCACGTTCTTGCTGGCCCTGCTCGGCATCTATGTTGGCGCGGCGTTTGTCTTGTTCGCGGTGCGAGGAGCCACACTTCGTGAGGGTGCGTCGTTTGAGCTGGTGAGCCGAGAGACGGGGCTCGTCATCAACAACCTGCTTCTCAGCGTCATTCTCGGCATCGTGTTCCTGGGGACACTTTATCCGCTGTTCGTGGAAGCGGTGAGCGGGGAGAAGCTCTCGGTTGGCGCCCCCTACTTCAATGCGGTTGCCGGGCCGCTTGCGCTCATCCTTACCGTGCTGGTGGGTGTCGGGCCGTTGTTGAGTTGGCGTCGCGAGAGACGGTCCAGGCTCAAGACGCTAACGATCCCCGCGCTGATTGGAGCGACGGCGCTAGCGATTACCGTCATTCTCTGGCCCGGAATGAATATCCTGCCGCGGCTTGGGCTGATGGTCGCGGCCTATCTGCTGGTCGCCGGCACCTTGCCGCTTGTCGCGCGCAATCCGCTCCGCGCGCCATTGGCGACTTGGGGCATGGTCGTGGCCCATCTCGGCATCGCAGTAGCGCTGGCGGGCATGGCAGCGAACGCGGCATTCACCAGCGAACGCCTTGCCGTCATTAGTCCGGGGGAATCGCTGACATTGGGCCCATGGACTGTCCAGCTCGAAACAGTCGAACCGGCTGCTGGTCCGAATTACACGGCAATAGAAGGCAAGCTTCGTGCGACGCGCGGCAGTGGACTGACCATGCTTCGCCCTCAGACTCGCTACTTCAGCGACCCGCCGACCGAAACAAATGAGGCCGCGATCGAGACCTTCTGGAACGGCCAGCTCTACACGGTCATCGGAAAAGCCGATACTGCCGGTGGCTGGCAGGTCCGGCTGTGGTGGAAACCCTTCGTCACGCTAATCTGGACCGGTGGCGCGCTCATCGCATTTGGTGGCGCGCTTGCGCTGGTCGGCCGCGCCTGGAGAAGTCGCCGGCGCACCTCCGGTGGTTGGCGCAAGGAGCGCTACGCATGA
- a CDS encoding DsbE family thiol:disulfide interchange protein has protein sequence MSRVTRFAPLALLLLVIVALIWRLVTPSDNNVTSKLEGKPVPAFDLAAALPTKPTISSAELATGKPRLLNIFASWCVPCVSEVKVLQALRADGVAIDGIAIRDRSQDVADFLARNGDPYERIGSDPQSLVQISLGSSGVPESFVIDGKGIIRYQHIGPIKTSDMALILTKLEQAK, from the coding sequence ATGAGCCGGGTCACCCGCTTTGCGCCGCTTGCGCTCCTCTTGCTCGTCATCGTCGCGCTCATTTGGCGGCTCGTTACGCCGAGCGATAACAACGTGACATCGAAGCTCGAGGGCAAGCCTGTCCCGGCGTTTGACCTCGCCGCCGCTCTGCCCACCAAGCCCACGATCTCGTCTGCCGAGCTCGCTACAGGCAAACCGCGGCTACTAAACATCTTCGCCAGCTGGTGCGTGCCTTGCGTTAGCGAGGTGAAAGTCCTGCAGGCATTGAGGGCCGACGGCGTCGCCATCGACGGCATCGCCATCCGCGACCGATCGCAGGACGTCGCTGACTTCCTCGCCCGCAATGGCGACCCGTACGAACGGATCGGCAGTGACCCGCAGAGCCTCGTTCAAATTTCGCTCGGCTCGTCCGGCGTGCCCGAGAGCTTCGTCATCGATGGAAAGGGAATCATTCGTTACCAGCATATCGGACCGATCAAGACGTCCGATATGGCGCTCATATTGACGAAGCTGGAGCAAGCGAAGTGA
- a CDS encoding cytochrome c-type biogenesis protein has protein sequence MRRLLIVMALFAAQPAVADSNMPPAYWANRQLPDAKQEARAQALMDELRCLVCQGQSISDSDAELAGDMRDLVRRRIAAGESPKQIRSWLIERYGSWISYRPTTEAAAWPLWLAPLFLIGAGAYLVRRRIKARAPN, from the coding sequence GTGAGGCGCCTGCTCATCGTCATGGCGCTTTTCGCCGCGCAGCCAGCTGTTGCCGACAGCAATATGCCGCCGGCCTATTGGGCCAATCGCCAGCTGCCCGACGCGAAGCAGGAGGCGAGGGCGCAAGCGCTGATGGACGAGCTCCGCTGCCTCGTCTGCCAGGGGCAATCGATTTCGGATTCCGATGCCGAGCTTGCCGGCGACATGCGCGACCTTGTCCGCCGACGTATCGCTGCGGGAGAGAGCCCGAAACAGATCCGGTCGTGGCTCATCGAACGCTACGGGAGCTGGATTAGCTATCGCCCGACGACTGAGGCGGCCGCCTGGCCGCTGTGGCTCGCGCCGCTGTTTCTCATCGGTGCAGGCGCTTACCTCGTCCGTCGCCGCATCAAGGCAAGGGCGCCCAATTGA
- a CDS encoding tetratricopeptide repeat protein — MGWLILLLLIAASVASMWLLGARSGLLTASAAALLLGAAGYTFQGSPSLPGAPSSGSEAQEVLPLTDARHAFFGQFTPAESWLRMSEALARHGQGADAVGILQNATDRYPGDAQLWIGLGNALVDHGRGLTPPAELAYQRAAAVSPGHPAAPFFYGLALARSGDRAAAVAIWKRILANAPANASWRPMVEQGVAALGKPAGAAPPAQ, encoded by the coding sequence ATGGGCTGGCTTATCCTCCTGCTGCTGATTGCAGCCAGCGTTGCTTCGATGTGGCTGCTCGGCGCGCGCTCGGGCCTTCTTACCGCTTCCGCAGCAGCTCTCCTGCTTGGCGCGGCGGGTTATACATTTCAGGGAAGTCCCTCTCTCCCCGGCGCGCCATCAAGCGGCAGCGAGGCTCAGGAAGTCCTCCCGCTGACTGATGCGCGTCACGCCTTCTTCGGGCAGTTTACCCCCGCCGAGAGTTGGCTCCGTATGTCGGAAGCATTGGCACGGCACGGACAAGGCGCGGACGCCGTCGGCATCCTGCAGAACGCCACGGATCGCTATCCAGGCGACGCGCAGCTCTGGATCGGCCTTGGGAATGCGCTCGTCGATCACGGTCGCGGCCTTACGCCCCCGGCAGAGCTTGCATATCAGCGAGCCGCCGCAGTCTCGCCCGGGCATCCCGCCGCGCCATTCTTCTACGGCCTCGCGCTGGCCCGCTCGGGCGACCGCGCGGCTGCCGTCGCGATCTGGAAGCGCATCCTCGCCAATGCCCCTGCAAATGCGAGTTGGCGCCCGATGGTGGAACAAGGAGTGGCGGCGCTCGGCAAGCCTGCCGGCGCCGCGCCCCCTGCTCAGTAA
- the ald gene encoding alanine dehydrogenase — MRIGVPKEIKVHEYRVGLTPASVAELVAHGHELFVETKAGTGIDCPDSAYEKAGAKILPDAKSVFDATDMIVKVKEPQPQEIALLRPNQILFTYLHLAADKEQALGLMKSKAICIAYETVTARNGTLPLLKPMSEVAGRMSVQVGAHYLEKEQGGRGVLLGGVPGVAPAKVAILGGGVSGVNAAQMATGMRADVTIYDINNDRLAELDMFFSSQIKTAYASRAAIANAVKEAELVIGAVLVPGAAAPKLVTREMLKTMKRGSVLVDIAIDQGGCFETSHATTHADPVYEVDGIIHYCVANMPGAVARTSAFALNNATLPFALKIANLGVEKALESDEHLLNGLNVSDGKIRHQAVAEALDLEYESY; from the coding sequence ATGCGTATCGGGGTGCCGAAAGAGATCAAGGTCCATGAATATCGCGTTGGACTGACGCCGGCTTCAGTGGCCGAGCTTGTTGCGCATGGCCACGAACTGTTCGTCGAAACGAAGGCCGGAACGGGGATCGACTGCCCGGATTCGGCTTATGAGAAAGCCGGTGCGAAAATCCTTCCGGACGCCAAGTCGGTATTCGACGCCACCGACATGATCGTGAAGGTCAAAGAGCCGCAGCCGCAGGAAATCGCGTTGCTTAGGCCCAACCAGATTCTCTTCACTTATCTCCACCTCGCCGCTGACAAGGAGCAGGCTCTGGGCCTGATGAAGTCGAAAGCGATCTGCATCGCTTATGAAACCGTCACCGCTCGCAACGGCACGCTCCCGCTCCTGAAGCCGATGAGCGAGGTTGCGGGCCGCATGTCGGTTCAGGTTGGCGCGCACTATCTGGAAAAGGAACAGGGAGGCCGCGGCGTCCTGCTGGGCGGCGTTCCTGGCGTTGCGCCCGCCAAGGTTGCTATCCTCGGCGGCGGCGTCTCCGGCGTGAACGCCGCGCAAATGGCGACCGGCATGCGGGCCGATGTGACCATTTACGACATTAACAACGACCGCCTGGCCGAGCTCGACATGTTTTTCTCCAGCCAGATCAAGACGGCCTATGCCTCGCGCGCGGCGATCGCCAACGCGGTCAAGGAAGCCGAGCTTGTGATCGGTGCCGTGCTCGTCCCGGGCGCCGCCGCGCCCAAGCTGGTCACTCGCGAAATGCTGAAGACGATGAAGCGCGGGTCGGTCCTCGTCGACATCGCGATTGACCAGGGCGGCTGCTTCGAAACGTCACATGCAACGACACACGCCGACCCCGTCTACGAAGTCGACGGGATCATCCATTATTGCGTGGCGAACATGCCGGGCGCCGTTGCGCGCACCAGCGCATTCGCATTGAATAACGCAACCCTGCCCTTCGCATTGAAAATCGCCAATCTTGGCGTCGAAAAAGCGCTCGAATCCGACGAGCATTTGCTGAACGGACTCAACGTGTCCGACGGGAAAATTCGCCATCAGGCGGTCGCCGAGGCACTCGACCTCGAATACGAGAGTTACTGA
- a CDS encoding potassium transporter Kup: MTATGGAVADAPQNSAHGHAQGPLYKLVVGAIGIVYGDIGTSPIYAFRETFAGHHTLIPDRLHIYGVLSLIFYSMMIIVTLKYVTIIMRADNKGEGGSLALLALINRTLGGKKKWTSGIIMLGVFATALFYGDSMITPAMSVLSAVEGLETVNQGFAPYVVPISVVILVGLFAIQARGTAKVGLLFGPVMLLYFATLAVLGAMHVMDDPAVILAMFNPIHIVEFFAADFLRAFVALGSVVLAVTGAEALYADMGHFGRKPIRISWVYFVLPALLLNYMGQGAMILSADPATALSKVKDPFFYLAPDALRLPLVLLATAAAVIASQAVISGAYSVTQQAIQLGFVPRLKIAHTSESAAGQIYIPSINWALMIMVTLLVVTFRSSSNLGAAYGIAVTGAMLIDTILIAVVLRQMWNWNRFAVGGLLTLFFVVDFSYLSANLLKVPAGGWFPLLVGGIAFTFLTTWAKGRQLMINRMDEASLPIEVFIKSAAASAARVPGTAVFMTSSASGVPHALLHNLKHNKVLHERIILLTVKIQDVPYVSEEKRGETMDYGSGFHRVVLHYGFMEEVNVPSELARVDRCGPACKMMDTSFFLARQTLIPSARRPGMAVWREKLFAWMLRNAESAMEFFKLPTNRVVELGSQVEI; this comes from the coding sequence ATCACCGCAACTGGAGGCGCCGTAGCCGACGCGCCGCAAAACAGTGCCCATGGTCATGCCCAGGGCCCACTGTACAAGCTCGTCGTCGGCGCCATCGGCATCGTCTATGGCGATATCGGCACGTCGCCGATCTACGCCTTCCGCGAGACGTTTGCGGGCCATCACACCCTGATCCCCGATAGGCTGCACATCTACGGTGTGCTGAGCCTGATCTTCTATTCAATGATGATCATCGTGACGCTGAAATATGTCACGATCATCATGCGCGCCGACAATAAGGGGGAAGGCGGAAGCCTAGCCCTGCTCGCGCTCATCAACCGCACGTTGGGCGGGAAGAAGAAGTGGACGAGCGGGATCATCATGCTCGGCGTCTTCGCAACGGCGCTCTTCTACGGCGATTCCATGATCACGCCGGCGATGTCCGTCTTGTCCGCCGTGGAGGGCCTTGAGACCGTCAATCAGGGTTTCGCGCCCTATGTTGTGCCGATCTCCGTCGTCATCCTCGTCGGACTGTTCGCCATTCAGGCGAGGGGGACGGCGAAGGTTGGCCTGCTCTTCGGGCCCGTCATGCTGCTCTATTTCGCGACGCTGGCTGTCCTGGGCGCCATGCACGTCATGGACGACCCAGCAGTCATCCTTGCGATGTTCAATCCGATCCACATTGTTGAGTTCTTCGCGGCGGATTTCCTGCGCGCATTTGTCGCACTTGGATCGGTCGTGCTGGCGGTGACCGGCGCGGAAGCGCTCTATGCGGACATGGGGCACTTTGGCCGTAAGCCGATCCGTATCTCCTGGGTCTACTTCGTGCTCCCGGCACTGCTTCTCAATTACATGGGGCAGGGCGCGATGATCCTCTCGGCTGATCCCGCCACCGCGTTGTCCAAGGTCAAGGATCCATTCTTCTATCTTGCGCCCGATGCGCTTCGGCTCCCGCTCGTCCTATTGGCAACGGCAGCGGCAGTGATCGCCAGCCAGGCCGTCATTTCGGGCGCTTATTCGGTGACCCAGCAGGCGATCCAGCTCGGATTCGTGCCGCGGCTGAAGATTGCGCACACAAGCGAAAGCGCCGCTGGCCAGATCTACATCCCCAGCATCAATTGGGCGCTGATGATTATGGTCACGCTGCTTGTCGTGACGTTCCGTTCGTCGTCCAACCTGGGGGCGGCTTACGGAATTGCGGTGACAGGTGCGATGTTGATCGACACCATATTGATCGCCGTGGTGCTCCGCCAGATGTGGAACTGGAACCGGTTCGCCGTTGGCGGGCTGCTCACGCTCTTCTTCGTCGTCGATTTCTCTTACCTGTCGGCGAACCTGCTGAAGGTCCCGGCGGGCGGCTGGTTCCCGCTGTTGGTCGGCGGCATCGCCTTCACGTTCCTGACGACGTGGGCGAAGGGCCGTCAGCTGATGATCAACCGCATGGACGAAGCCAGCCTTCCCATCGAGGTGTTCATCAAATCCGCTGCCGCGAGCGCCGCGCGTGTGCCTGGCACCGCAGTGTTCATGACCAGCTCTGCTAGCGGCGTGCCCCATGCGCTTCTCCACAACCTCAAGCACAACAAGGTGCTTCACGAGCGGATCATCCTTCTGACCGTGAAGATCCAGGACGTTCCTTACGTGTCTGAAGAGAAGCGCGGGGAGACCATGGACTATGGCTCGGGCTTCCACCGCGTCGTGCTGCATTACGGCTTCATGGAAGAGGTGAACGTGCCGTCCGAACTGGCCCGCGTCGATCGTTGCGGCCCAGCGTGCAAGATGATGGACACCAGCTTTTTCCTCGCACGGCAGACATTGATCCCGTCGGCGAGACGACCAGGCATGGCTGTATGGCGAGAGAAGCTGTTCGCCTGGATGCTTCGCAATGCGGAAAGCGCGATGGAGTTCTTTAAGCTTCCCACCAATCGGGTGGTGGAGCTTGGAAGCCAGGTCGAAATCTGA
- a CDS encoding PRC-barrel domain containing protein, with the protein MADTISWVATIATIIAASMTAANLGPRITGYGFAVFLLGSLCWLWTGLHTGQPALAWTNIVLTVLNIFGIWRWLGRQSSVEEGAKAASQASEGTPGEALFPVSLLSRAPVECRGDEIGTCIDAMAGCGSGRLSYIVVSQGGVAGVGETLRRLPWENAHVSGERVQTEMDSRHFESLEQLSRDQWPGR; encoded by the coding sequence ATGGCAGATACAATCTCGTGGGTTGCGACGATAGCGACCATCATTGCCGCATCGATGACGGCAGCGAACCTTGGGCCGCGCATAACGGGTTACGGATTTGCGGTATTCCTACTTGGATCGCTTTGCTGGCTCTGGACCGGGCTGCACACAGGGCAGCCGGCGCTTGCCTGGACGAACATCGTGCTGACCGTTCTCAACATCTTCGGCATCTGGCGCTGGCTCGGGCGCCAGTCGAGCGTGGAAGAAGGTGCCAAGGCCGCGTCGCAGGCGAGTGAAGGCACACCCGGCGAAGCGCTCTTTCCGGTCTCGCTGCTCTCGCGTGCGCCCGTCGAATGCCGTGGCGACGAGATTGGAACATGCATCGATGCGATGGCCGGCTGCGGGAGTGGGCGTCTGAGCTACATCGTGGTGTCGCAGGGGGGTGTGGCCGGGGTAGGGGAGACGCTGCGCCGCTTGCCTTGGGAAAATGCCCATGTCTCAGGCGAAAGGGTGCAGACCGAAATGGACAGCCGTCACTTTGAATCGCTTGAGCAGCTTTCGCGGGACCAATGGCCGGGCCGCTGA
- a CDS encoding 2'-5' RNA ligase family protein has protein sequence MAGPLIITAELAGEDQAWLDRLRQAHFPPERNHLAAHLTMFHALPPTAEAEVRSRLAQLASAAPPRASIEGLMNLGGGVAYRISSQELDAVRRELAETFHGLLSAQDAGGWRPHVTIQNKVTPKVARDLLDTLAADFRSRALRISGLGLHRYLGGPWEKLAIYKFRGR, from the coding sequence ATGGCCGGGCCGCTGATCATCACGGCTGAGCTGGCAGGGGAGGACCAAGCTTGGCTTGACCGATTGCGGCAGGCACACTTTCCGCCTGAGCGAAACCATCTCGCTGCACACCTCACCATGTTCCACGCATTGCCGCCCACAGCGGAAGCGGAAGTGCGCAGTCGCCTCGCGCAGCTTGCGAGTGCCGCACCGCCGCGAGCAAGCATCGAGGGGTTGATGAATCTTGGTGGCGGCGTCGCTTATCGGATCTCGTCACAAGAGCTGGACGCTGTCCGGCGTGAGCTGGCCGAGACCTTCCACGGCTTGCTCAGCGCCCAAGACGCTGGCGGATGGCGACCGCATGTCACCATCCAGAACAAAGTAACGCCAAAGGTCGCACGGGATTTGTTGGACACGCTCGCCGCAGACTTTCGCTCTCGCGCGCTCCGCATTTCGGGATTGGGCCTGCATCGATATCTCGGCGGCCCATGGGAAAAGCTGGCAATCTACAAGTTCAGGGGTCGCTGA
- a CDS encoding DUF3775 domain-containing protein translates to MDPLTPLETLCRIILRAREYEAQTASDYDRNEDPDNVDDEQEGALSVLEDDINSSVEEELQAAFEDLGEDQLAEVIAFAWVGQGTYDASDWDEAMEEAQSLVSDGTAGAIEELMEQPMLASVLESGLAAFDLSCSGIGEMS, encoded by the coding sequence ATGGACCCGCTGACCCCCCTCGAAACGCTGTGCCGGATCATCCTGCGCGCACGTGAATATGAAGCGCAGACCGCTAGCGATTACGATCGCAATGAAGACCCGGACAATGTCGACGACGAGCAGGAAGGCGCCCTCTCCGTCCTCGAAGACGACATCAATTCGAGTGTCGAGGAAGAGCTTCAGGCCGCGTTCGAGGACCTCGGCGAAGACCAGCTCGCGGAGGTGATCGCTTTCGCATGGGTCGGTCAGGGCACCTATGATGCCAGCGATTGGGATGAGGCCATGGAGGAAGCGCAGTCACTGGTTTCCGACGGCACCGCCGGCGCGATCGAAGAATTGATGGAGCAGCCGATGCTCGCTTCGGTTCTTGAATCCGGCCTGGCGGCATTCGACCTCAGCTGCTCGGGGATCGGGGAAATGAGCTGA